The following DNA comes from Anopheles arabiensis isolate DONGOLA chromosome 3, AaraD3, whole genome shotgun sequence.
CACATTGGTGATGGATTTCAGCCTCTTCCAGATGGAACACCAGCCACGTCACAGTTTGTACGATCCGGAGGCAGCACATTATCACTGTCAGCAGTGTCGGCGCAACTTCCTGCTGCCACAGGACGTGGATCCGAGCGCACAGTGTTCCGATCGAATGCTGTTGGCGTGCAACACGGACGGAACGCTGACGGTGTACGAATGTCCCGGGTTTTATCATCACGATCGTCAAATTCAGCTCCGCTGGTATGCCGACCTGGAACGGTGCGATTACCCAGCGGATGGCGAAGGTCCGTGGCAGCGTTGATTGGACGTTAACTTCTCAGGTAGTAAGCCCGCACATgataaatcacaaaaatatagCCAAAACTACACGCACCTTATGAAATACAAGCATTTATGGCGAGCACtttcaataaaacatttacaGTTCCTCCAGGATGAAACTATATAATTTGTGTAATTATGTGGGGTTGTtaatcgtttgggagcttgtTTTATAACATACACTTCATGGAGCAGTCATTGGAGTCGTCTGTTCAGAACCATAACCTTTACTGTTTCAGTTCTGCGAGTTCTGCGAGTTGTCTTTATAAAGTGCGTCACCAATCTATTGCCGGTTCATGTAATAAATGTCTCCAAAAGGGCGGAAAACTCATTCGGGAAGGATGATGCACCGGCTGTGCGTGACAGTCAGCTCACACGCGCACCAGTAGATTGTATTGCGGTAAGGAAAAACAATAACGAACGGAATAAAAACAACTGAGTATGCTGTGAGGTGTATCAAAAAGTATCAGAATTCCATGTGCAATTGTATCAACCTTGAAAAGACTCTTGAAATGAGGAAATGTAGTGGAAAATACTGGATTTTAGAAGATATAGTATTAATTAGATTACGGCCAAAGGATGGACGCATAAGAATGACGTCCTCTTTGCATGTGTGAAGCTAATTCAATAACTTTTGGACATTCAAATAGCGTACCACTCAGATTACCTCTCATGTATCTCAACTTTTCGATGCACCCTATCCAACATCTGACGAACCCGTTTGCATTACAATGCCAGCGGGGGCTCGTACACAAAAATCGATTAGTAACGCTCTCCTCGTAGCTGTTTTCTTGAACCGAACAGAGATTCTCTGTGCCTTTCGCTCACGGAATCATTTTAGTGCGaggtttgtttacttttgcaGCTGACTTTGCGTTTGCGTTAAAAGACAGCCTCGCAGACGCAAacattctctttctctcgttcaTTTTATCCCGCTCTTTTATGCGCGATTTGTGCTCGCGAGATGGGTTTCTCTGCGTGTGCTAGAAGAAGCGCGTGAAGAGAAACACGATTTGCTAACCTTTCCCCGTAGCAAAAGAACGGCGGCCGTTCATTAAACTCAGCTGACGACTGTTGGTTGGCGTCAACGTTTCTTCATCCAATTGATGATGGGGAGGCggcattgttgttgctgttgtgttgctACACGCTTGTGTATTAGTAAGGTAGCAACTCTAAAAACGAGCAACAAAGAGAGCCACAGAGAAAACACAAAGTGCAATGGATTTGCACCACactggaatgaaaaaaacacacattcaagATATCACCCCGTTCTTAACCACCTTTTTCGGTATATGCTTATGGGATCTTTCAAACGACCTACCACCCCCTGTCATAATTTACCGGATAAAGTCCCCGGGCGTCCTTGCAAGCACGATGGACGATAACTACCCGAGATTGGAATTGAACTACGTCGTCCCACGGCGAACAGAACTAGGCGTATGCGTCTACAGATTAGAACAACCGACCACTGTTTCACGCAAGCGGATACAGTTAGGTTTGCATCGAATTATTGGTGCAGCAAGAAGcaattattgtatttttcacaacaaaaccaaatgaTGCCGGAACGatttaaaattgctatttaaatttaaattgtttgcttttttcaatTGCGCATTAAACAATTACCTAATGGAATTGAAATTTGAGTCGCTAACTCTTCTTTAATGTGCCATTTCATCAATTAAAAACGTTTATCGGACACAAGGCGACCGATAATATTTTCTAGGGGTATCTTATCATATCGAAAACAGTTGAGAACAAAAAGTAATGAATCAATAAGCTACTACCAAATGTTATTGCGCAGGTTGTTGCcttatttttaaatgaaacagAAGATAAAAATCATATCACCCCCTTCGTCGCACAAACAACCTTACCGAtagctcacacacaaaaaaacgtgtAAACAAGTGATACAGTCGACAAAATAGTAGCTATCTTTACTGTATTGCAATAAATCAGATTGTACGTTGCCGTGCCGTATTGGTTGGGTACACGTTTTCGCGTCACCGTTTTATTCGACTTGGTGGCTTTTGTTTCGGTGCTCGAAACTTGCTTCCACCCACCCGGTGTCGATGAGTCATTAAAGTTAATTGGATAACGACCAGCCAAGACACTAATTATGACGCGCGCAGTGGCGTCGACTAAGAGCATCGACGGACAGGCGTGACGAAACTTTACCTCGATTGCACCACCATCTGGATACAgttattatttcaatataaaaattgttttcaaaacattgtCTCGTCTGGTGTCGAGAgaacgaggaaaaaaaacaactccatATAAACCTTCCATGACGGAAGGCAACGGCTTAACCGCACACCATTATGCAATGGCAGTAGACACCGACTGGTAGAGGacgccacaaaaaaaaccacagtAACCGATACTTATTACTAACAGCTTATCCTTCTAGAGAGCTTACCGTTTCCGCTTGACACACTCCAGCACCTTCAGCTTCTCCCAGCCCTCGTCCGTCTTCACCCAGGAGTCTCCCGGCGAGCGCCAATCCTTGGAAATGAACGGCATCCTTTCGCGTCGTTTCTCTGGAGCACCTTTCACAAGCGACTTATGGAAAACTGCACTTTTTCACTGCGCACAGCACCGTACCTACTAATCTCACTGGCCAGATAAGCTTTGCCACCGACACGGAGAAATGGAAACGAATCCAACTAGCTCGTTCTTCTTGGACgggagacacacacaaacggggGCTAGCAACGGAAGTGGAAAATTTTCTTCACCGCCTGCTTTACGCCACTACAGAGCAAAATGTCTTCCCAGAAGACACAATCCGCGCGCGCTATTTCGTGGTGTGGCAAACCCTACGCGGATGACATtaaacgttttctttttttcttttgcaaccCCAATGTACCCGCCCGCTAGTAGGCCACGGAAACAAGGAAAACActcaacacacagacacaaacacaccggcaCTGCTGttaatgatgctgctgcaaacGCTACTTTCTCTATGCAGCTGCTACGCGGTGGATGCAATTCCCTCCAGCTTCTCCGCGTGTATCTGAAAATCTGGCAATTTGCAACGGTTTTCACTCGCGGCAGTATAATTCACTTCCTTCTTGACCGGTGGGGCACGACCTCACCGAGAGGGTGGCGGGCAGGAAAAGCAGTTTTTCGTGTCAACAAGCGCGCAATGGCCTGCACACCAGAAGCTTTCGCTTTTTCGCGTGCGCTGTTGCATGTGTAATATACGCTGTTGCTAGCGAGGCCGCTTGTTTTACTTTACTCTGACCCCGCAGTGTGCAGTTTGAATGTGCAGTTTCCTTAACGCTGGTGCATTCGCAGCTAGTTTGGTTCGGTTTGATGCACCCCTGTGATCGAGACTCGAATGACCCGCTCTCTGtgctttgtgtgcggtttttaAGGAACTTTCATCAtattacacactcacacacacaagcagcatCAGCAATGGGCCAGCCGAATTctgtttggaaaaaaatatagaagaaaggaatgaaaaatatgttcaaaaaaattgtaaataagTAGAACACGATTCACCACATTCCCGTACATTCCTGTGGACCGCTTGCAGAAGTTTATGTAATTATAGAGCGAGCATAAAACGGCAAACGCCGTTCAAATGTCAGCCAATGACTTGAGCCGTGCCTATTTTAGAAACTTTCatccagttttgtttttttttttttttgttgttgtgtgccttTTTCCCCCCTCCTCTGAATTGCATTTAAATGTGCATTCCctcgttctttctctctctcactatcCTTCTCTTCCCCCACTCTCTCTGTACAAATCTGTGCTGGCGGTGTCGTTTACCTTTTTGCCCATACGTGTGCGTACAGAAGCGCTTCTTTTGAATTGTAATCTATTTTGGAGCCGCAACGGCAACTCCGCGCGTGAGTCACTTTGCGTGGCTTTTCCTGCCCACTTTTTTCTCTGATCGTTCGCCGGCATCGGTTCTATTCTTGGCATCGTTTCTCACACATAGAGAAATGGCTTGAGCAAACCAGAGGAAGAAGCATTAATGCCGGAGCAGTGTCTCGAGTGCACTTGCGTGCATCTTCTTCACGCGCTCGATACATCTCTTGTAACAGCGTATGACGGAGGGTTGCAGCACGGGAAAGAATAGGGGAGAGCCTCAGTTTACCGTTAACGACGACGGTTTTAGCGCACACTACCCCCCAAGCCCCCCTTTTCCCTGGAGCACTATTATGCACGTGCACACACATTGCGCCATTGAAGTGCATATGCGCGCACACAAGGGGGgaagaagagagcgagagcaatAAAACAACGACGGGGAGAACGActccaaaacacacacctatacacacacacacacacaaacacgcgtgcgtgcgtgtgtgcctgCTAAAAACCTGTCACAACACGCGcgagtgtttttctttgttacgATTTTTCCACCATCCAAGTGTGCCTCTGTGTGTGAATACGCTTGTTGGTGCGTATTCTCGCTATGCGTGTACGCAATTGATTTGTTTAGTAAACAGACAAAACAATGGCATTGTGatgcggtttgtttgtttttcatgtcTAATTTCTAAATGTTGGTGATCGacgaaaaaaagacaaactttGCACGAATCCACAACCAACCCCATCCTCCCTTTCCTTCCTCTTCTCTCCTCCATCCCTCAGGACACGTAATGGCGACGTTGCGAGACGgtggcgctggtggtggtggtggcgatggtgatCCAAAATAAATCGTAACGCTGCTATTAGTTCTCCCCGTGGAAAAAGCGATTTGCGTCGTCGTTTCAATCGGATTTagatgcttcttttttgttttactcttgCTGATGATGGCGCTGCTCTTCGGctgtaccgtgtgtgtgtgtctgtgtacgtGTGTCGCAAGTTCAATAGTACGCGACGCGAGCAGGAAGAAAATTGCGATGCTTGACGAACACTTCACCCCATACAAACGGGcgttcaaacaaacaaacgaacaaaaacctTTCACTATTTGAGGAGCGGGGGGTTGGTTCTGATTCGTTTCTCCCCACACACGATTCTTTGCAATCCAAACCACGCAAAATGGAAGCACTTTTGTCACTGCACAAAGTACACTTTTCTAGCAAAACTCAAGTCCACTATTTTCTTACCCGAAATGCGTTAATTGAAGTGGAGTTTCGCGGACATTCGCCTTCGGTACGGTTCCGATGTGTCCAAGAGGAGCTGTGTACGTTTTCTGGTCCTCTCTGTCGCCAGCGCACGGGCTTCAACCGAGCTCTGTGTACGACGGGGTCTcccctctctcgctcctttTCTAAGCAAaatcgttgttgttgtctctcgctctctttctcgctctaccGTGTTCACTGTGTCAATGCCTTCGTTCTGCGTCCAGCTCTGATGGTCTATCTCTTTTGCATAGATGTTTTCGACTACTATTTAATTTTGACAGTAGTTTCTTACATTGAAAACCTACACCAAAACCTCTATAGCATAGGCCCATTAAAACTGTTGTAAAAATTGCACAATTTAAATTGCGCTACACTGCACAATAGCGACTTCCAGAGAGAACAAGAgcggaagaaagaaagagaaagagactACCAGTGAGAGAAAACACACAGGCAGGTGAGTTTGTTGTTCCTCTTGCACCAACACACGCGTTTGCTGAACCAGGAAATGGATAAAATTCTTTTTCCCATTCTAAACCTTGTATTAACTTCCCCAAAAGATTCTGTTGGGTTAGTTTGTCCTTTTAACTGGAAAATTAGAGTAGTAAAATGCCTGCCAATGAGCTAAGCTTCTATTTCTTACCGTCAATGTGCTGCTCGCGTTAGCaatatggaaaacaaaacaaaatcagctGTAGCCAATGTGAAAGAGAGCTGATCGTGTGGTAGTGTGAGTGCAGTCGCCATTGGAGCAGTGTTTGGTATACACAGTGACCGTCGAAATTTGTTACACCATGTAAGATTTTCtgcaaattttaaatatacAACGGAAATTTATTCTACTTTGAATTTGCATTTATGCTGCAATTTGCAATGATTTATGCTGAGAAATATGCttgaataatattattttttataacacaacaaaacagcaccgcatgtttgtttgattgccATGGTTGTTTTGCAGTCTACGTACGGTCGCGTGGATGACgtctgtatttttttatacattttaaaatattttttgagcaaaaacaaaaacaattcctTTTCTAACGATTCAATGTCCCCAAAAACATGCAAATTCGTTTTTTacatagcattttttcattcaaaaagaCTAAATTCTTTGTTATATCATCATCGCCAATTTGACAGCTACCCTTCCATGCTTGCCCGACACGCTAGACAGCCAGACCTTCGcatacacactcgcacacaaacCCCGTTCAATGTGCCAGCCAGCAGAAAGATTGTGATTTTTCGTTGTGAAATAACAACACTCCGcgcagtgcagcagcagcttcccgCTCCCAGCCACAGAAAATGTCCGCCAGCGAGGGTCCGTCGAAGGTTGAGTTCAAAATCGAGGAATCGGGCCGCAAGCTGAAAAAGGCGGAGGTCGACTTTATGCGCCTGATCGAGCAGCAGAACCTGCAGCGTGTCCAGAAGTTGCAGCGCCAGCGACGCAATAACAAACTGACCGGCATCGCGCTCGGCGGCACCGTGCTCGGCATCTACCTCTACTCGATGCTGTCGGTGAAGCAGGAGAAATTCCTGGACGATTTCGAGGAACCGGTCAAGCTAGAGGTGGAAAACAAGGCGCTGTAAGAGCGGGGTAAGTGTGGATGTTTACATCATGGAAGAACGAACCAACCGCTTACGTCAgtgtttttcctctttctcaGAAACCTATTTTATTACATATTCTTTCGTTCGCGTTACTAGTTTGTAAGAGCCTCCGCAgtagcacactcacacacacaagatgTCCGCTTCGACGAAAATATCGAAAGCCCTAACCTCAACCGGCATCCGGCTGCCACCGTTGCCCACCATCCGCGATCTGGTCAAGCTGTACCAGCTGCGTGCCATCAAGCAGCTGTCCCAGAACTTCCTGATGGACGAGCGGCTCACCGACAAGATCGTGCGGGCCGCCGGTAACATACGTGACCATTACGTGCTCGAGGTTGGTCCGGGACCGGGCGGCATCACCCGCTCCATCATCCGGCAGAACCCCCGGcatctggtggtggtggagaagGACCGTCGCTTCATGCCCACGATGGAGATGCTGGCCGAGGTGGCGCAACCGTTCATGCGCATGGATATCGTGCAGGGCGACATACTGGACTACCGGGTGGCGGAGGCCTTTCCCGACTGCCCACCGCACGACTGGATGGACAGGAAGCGGGCACCGGTACATCTGATCGGCAATTTGCCCTTTGCCATCTCGACGCGGCTGCTCATCAACTGGCTGCGCGATATGAGCCTGCGGACGGGCGCTTGGTCGTACGGACGGGCCAGCCTAACGCTGACGTTTCAGAAGGAAGTGGCCGAGCGGATCGTCGCCCCGATACTGTCCGATCAGCGCTGCCGTCTGTCGGTGATGAATCAAATCTGGAGCACGCCGGAGCTACGCTTCATGATCTCGGGCCGTGCGTTCGTGCCGAAGCCGGAGGTAGACGTCGGCGTCGTGACGATTGTACCGCTTCAAACGCCCCTCACGCAGGTCCACTTCGACACGGTGGAAAAGGTCGTTAGGCATATATTTTCCATGCGGCAAAAGTATTGCCGTCGCGGTGTGGCCAACCTCTACCCGCCGGCAGTGCGCGAAGAGCTGACGGAGCAGACGTTCAAGCGGGCGGATGTAGATCCGCTGGCACGATCGTTTCAGCTTTCCGTTGCGGAGTGTTTGCGCATTGTCGAGGCGTACGACGGGTTGGTGCGGGAGCGTCCAGAAATTGCCGCGTACGATTATCGAGCGCCAAAGGTTAAGGGTGCTGCCGTTGAGGGTGATGGGCAGGGGGAGAGTGAAACGGACCGATGATCGGTGAACGGTGCTGTGGGACATTGTTTGTGAATAGTAATAAACATGCTTAGTTATCACGAAGAAGATGATGTAAGAATGGGTTCTCCAATGATGACCAAAAAGAATATTTTCAAATCTTTAATAGCTTATGATTGATACTAAAAGTTGAGCAAGATATTTCAGCATAAAAACTACGTCAATCGAATGTTTCCTTTGTTTTAAATTCCAACAGTTCATCTAATCCATAGCAACAAGAAGTTTTTATCCATCCGGCGCCTTCCAGTGTGAATAATAACCATCACACATTACAATTTGCCCAACAATGTGAGTGACTGATCCGGCCAACCGTCAACAAAAGTGCAGTGAAAGTCATATTGATATGAATTGGCGTGTCATTTTTTTGTCCTTCTCCTACCAAAAACCTCTCCGAAAAAAAGGCTTAAGAAAAGGAACGCCGTGTACGTTGCTAAGCGCAGGCTTTCGGGCGGGAACTAGGCACACGTGAACAACCACATTACAACCAGCGCGAGATATGCTGGGCGCCGATTTGTCAGAATTTGCGTATCGTGTATATTAACATAAATCGATGCtcgtttgttttgcatgtGGCGCGTTATGATTTAGTGGCTGTCGTGGAGCGCGATAACGAGGAACGCGGCACTGATTTGCAATGCAATGTGAATCCAGGAAGTCATGGGTGTGATAAGACGGAAGTGTGGTTCAAGTTGGGGAAAGTTTTGAGTTGGCAACATTTATTTCCACTACTCGGAATCGCTACGGGAACggttaattaaattcaaaactGTTCTCTTGTTCTTTGT
Coding sequences within:
- the LOC120905245 gene encoding cytochrome c oxidase assembly factor 3, mitochondrial; the protein is MSASEGPSKVEFKIEESGRKLKKAEVDFMRLIEQQNLQRVQKLQRQRRNNKLTGIALGGTVLGIYLYSMLSVKQEKFLDDFEEPVKLEVENKAL
- the LOC120905243 gene encoding dimethyladenosine transferase 1, mitochondrial, coding for MSASTKISKALTSTGIRLPPLPTIRDLVKLYQLRAIKQLSQNFLMDERLTDKIVRAAGNIRDHYVLEVGPGPGGITRSIIRQNPRHLVVVEKDRRFMPTMEMLAEVAQPFMRMDIVQGDILDYRVAEAFPDCPPHDWMDRKRAPVHLIGNLPFAISTRLLINWLRDMSLRTGAWSYGRASLTLTFQKEVAERIVAPILSDQRCRLSVMNQIWSTPELRFMISGRAFVPKPEVDVGVVTIVPLQTPLTQVHFDTVEKVVRHIFSMRQKYCRRGVANLYPPAVREELTEQTFKRADVDPLARSFQLSVAECLRIVEAYDGLVRERPEIAAYDYRAPKVKGAAVEGDGQGESETDR